Below is a window of Streptomyces sp. NBC_01429 DNA.
CGAGGTGGCGGGCGAGCCGGTCGGGCGCGCGGAGCCCGGCGGCGGCTTCGAGGACGGCGGGGTGGTCGCCGAGGGCGGTGAGGAGGCCGGTGTGCGTGGGCTCGCTCACCTCGTAGCCGGGAGTGCCGGGGGTGAGACCGAGCTGCCGCGCGCCGCGCGCGAGTGCTTGTGTGCGGGCGTGCGCGTAGCGGACCCGGAAGAGCGGGTTGCTCTCGCGCTGTACGAGCAGGTCGGGGCCGGTGTACGGACGGTCGTGCGCGGCGGGCCGCAGCAGCGCCCAGCGGGCGGCGTCGGGCCCGAGGCGGCGGAAGACGTCGGACCCGGTGTCGGAGGCGGCGCCGACGGGGGTCACGCGGAGCGTCTCGGCGGCTCCCGGCACGATCTCCGCCTCGGCGCCCTGGGCACGGAGCAGCGCGACGACGGTACGGGTCCAGAGGGCGGCGCGCTCCTCGGCTGCGGGCGCGAAGCGGGCGGCCGTACCGGCGAGGGCGTCGCCGTGGCCGTGGCGCGTGCCGTCGCGCAGGACCGTACGGACCAGCTCGGCGCGCAGCCGGTCGCGGCCGGCGGGGGCGAGGGTGAAGTTCAGGAAACCGGGGCCGGTGATCTCGACGCGCTCGATGGCCCCGTCGGCGCCGGGGGCCGTGGCGACCCGGCCGCGCAGGATCTCGGCGACCTCGCGGGGCGGCCGGCCGGCCGGGCCGGCCAGGCGCAGCGCGATGCTGGTGGCGTAGTCCCCGCTGCCGCCGGGGCGCGGCCGCTCGATCATGATCCGGTCGGGCACGGGCCCGGGCAGGGCGTCGTCCGCGACGGCGCGGCACACGGCGTGCCGCACGGTTCGGGAGAGTTCTGCGGGGGTCACGGGACAAGCGTATGGGAGGGGGGTGGGCTCTTGGCGAACCCGTTTCGCGATGCGGGCAGCTCCGGGCGGTCGGCTCCGGGTGCGTCCGGGCCGGCTGGGGGCGGTCAGCTCAGGGCGGATCCGGCCCACCCGGCGCCGTATCTGTCGTCGCGCGCCGGCGGCGCCTCCTGGTGGGTCAGCCGCCGTACGAGTCTGACCAGCTCCGACGGTTCGAAGGGCTTGGCGAGGAAGGCGTTCGCCCCGGCGGTGAGGCCCTCCTCCATCTCGTACTGCGTGCAGGCGCTGATTATCGCGATGGGCAGCAGGCGGGTGCGCGGGTCGGCGCGCAGCCGGGCGGCGGTGCGCACCCCGTCGAGCCGGGGCATCACCATGTCGAGGGTGATGGCGTCGGGCCGCACGTCGTGCACCACGTCCAGGCATTCGGCACCGTCGGCCGCGGTCACGACCTCGAACCCCTCCAGCTCAAGGTTGACCCTGATCAGCTGCCGGATGACTCTGTTGTCGTCGACAACGAGCACCCGGCCGGACGCCCCGGACACCCTTCGAGAGTAGGTCCGATCGCGGCGCCGCGTCCGGGTTTTGCCCACTTCCACCCGGCGCGGACGGCGCGTGTGCGCCCCGGGCATAGTCTCTGCGGATGGAGCAGAACGAAGTTGTCCTCAGGGCCATCGGGATCCTGACGCAGTCGGCGGAGTGGGTGAGGACGGCCGGCTCGGAGAACCCGGAGGCGGCGGGGGCCGCCGAGGGCGCCGGGGCGGCCGGAGATCCGGAGCCGGACGTCACGCCGGGCGCCGGTCAGATCGGCTCGCTGCTCGCCGAGGTCTTCCCCTCGTTCACGGTCTCCCCCGAGGCGACCCCGCTGGAGGC
It encodes the following:
- the nrtL gene encoding ArgS-related anticodon-binding protein NrtL, encoding MTPAELSRTVRHAVCRAVADDALPGPVPDRIMIERPRPGGSGDYATSIALRLAGPAGRPPREVAEILRGRVATAPGADGAIERVEITGPGFLNFTLAPAGRDRLRAELVRTVLRDGTRHGHGDALAGTAARFAPAAEERAALWTRTVVALLRAQGAEAEIVPGAAETLRVTPVGAASDTGSDVFRRLGPDAARWALLRPAAHDRPYTGPDLLVQRESNPLFRVRYAHARTQALARGARQLGLTPGTPGYEVSEPTHTGLLTALGDHPAVLEAAAGLRAPDRLARHLEHTAEAFLRFQEAARPLPLGDEKPSAAHRSRLALAAAAGAVLAGGLSLLGIDAPEHL
- a CDS encoding response regulator, giving the protein MPGAHTRRPRRVEVGKTRTRRRDRTYSRRVSGASGRVLVVDDNRVIRQLIRVNLELEGFEVVTAADGAECLDVVHDVRPDAITLDMVMPRLDGVRTAARLRADPRTRLLPIAIISACTQYEMEEGLTAGANAFLAKPFEPSELVRLVRRLTHQEAPPARDDRYGAGWAGSALS